In Cryptomeria japonica chromosome 10, Sugi_1.0, whole genome shotgun sequence, a genomic segment contains:
- the LOC131060752 gene encoding protein STRICTOSIDINE SYNTHASE-LIKE 10 gives MVTTIALLSAVIALLALFLGTDPLGISLLSQHPNISFKPIQLHPLSSQPRVTDAKNRLKNAEIAAVVDGAVGPESLAFDNDGRGPYTGVSDGRILRWDGPSSGWTQFAVTSPNRSGVCNPKNPPAPNLAFEHICGRPLGMRFQRQTGDLYVADAYLGLLVLGSEGGLAKPIVNEAEGKPLGFTNDLDFDEEGVVYFTDTSTIFQRRQFLFCILSGDDTGRLIRFDPKSAEVTVLLRNLKFANGVAMSKDFSFILVSETTNCRILRYWLKGPKAGSSEVFALLPGFPDNIRRNADGEFWVALHCRRNLPTSLALSYPWLRWALFKLPLSIKQLYFIFTGAHQQGIAIRLGEDGKILEVLEDQLGSTVKLISEVEERNGKLWMGSVIVPNVALYSR, from the exons ATGGTTACTACCATTGCTCTACTTTCTGCAGTTATTGCATTGTTAGCCCTTTTCTTAGGGACAGACCCATTAGGAATCAGTCTTTTATCACAACATCCAAATATATCGTTTAAACCAATTCAGCTTCATCCCCTTTCATCCCAACCCAGAGTTACAGATGCAAAGAACAGGCTGAAGAATGCAGAAATTGCTGCTGTGGTTGATGGTGCAGTGGGTCCAGAGAGCTTGGCATTTGACAATGATGGAAGAGGTCCTTATACAGGGGTTAGTGATGGCAGGATTCTCAGATGGGATGGCCCAAGCTCCGGTTGGACTCAATTTGCTGTCACCTCACCAAATAG GTCAGGAGTCTGTAATCCAAAGAATCCTCCTGCACCCAACCTAGCTTTTGAGCACATATGTGGCCGCCCTCTGGGAATGAGATTTCAAAGGCAAACTGGTGACCTTTATGTTGCAGATGCTTATTTGGGATTGCTTGTTTTGGGTTCTGAAGGAGGGCTTGCCAAGCCCATCGTTAATGAGGCAGAAGGAAAACCACTTGGATTCACGAATGACCTAGACTTTGATGAAGAAGGAGTGGTCTACTTCACTGATACTAGCACTATTTTTCAAAGAAG GCAATTCTTGTTTTGCATCCTTAGTGGGGATGATACAGGCAGACTGATAAGATTCGATCCAAAGAGTGCAGAAGTCACTGTGCTCCTTAGGAATCTCAAGTTTGCAAATGGAGTTGCAATGAGCAAAGATTTCTCCTTTATTCTTGTTTCAGAAACCACAAATTGCAG GATTTTGAGGTATTGGTTGAAAGGTCCTAAAGCGGGAAGTTCCGAGGTCTTTGCTTTACTGCCTGGATTTCCAGACAACATACGCCGCAATGCAGATGGGGAATTCTGGGTAGCATTACATTGTCGGAGGAATCTGCCTACGAGCTTGGCATTATCTTATCCATGGCTTCGTTGGGCGCTCTTTAAACTTCCCCTCTCAATTAAACAGCTTTATTTTATCTTCACTGGTGCACATCAACAGGGTATAGCCATTCGTCTTGGTGAGGATGGAAAGATTTTGGAAGTACTGGAAGACCAACTGGGCAGCACAGTCAAGCTCATCAGTGAGGTGGAGGAAAGAAATGGGAAGCTATGGATGGGATCTGTCATTGTCCCTAACGTAGCACTCTACTCTCGATAA